One Nostoc sp. UHCC 0302 DNA window includes the following coding sequences:
- a CDS encoding ABC transporter permease, which yields MKRILSQCQKELAQFQRDRLTLALAFILPFMTLIIFGFAIRLESKNIPLFIEDLDISPLSRAYTERLFATNQFEPINNINLSFFNSFKTSKVEIRNPQESIDKGFAKAAVVIPPDFSRRIKSGLASTVQILVDGTDVNNARIIKNSVQATTGFFLQNSGLQSSVDKVVAHIRLWFNPGRKESLYIVPGVYAVILWIFPSLITAIAMVREKEKGTILQVYASNLSAEELLLGKALAYLLIGVSEALLLMVMSSIIWQLSLAVEPTTLLFGTLFFLIDSIMFGLLVGVRAANQNSAIQAVALLGFLTALLLSGFIYPISNIPFPLSLFSYVVPARYYVEITRDAYVRGTGWAGVWLSILILIILGLLLFNAARQILKRMQLPD from the coding sequence ATGAAAAGAATTTTATCTCAATGTCAAAAAGAATTGGCACAATTTCAGCGCGATCGCCTTACATTAGCGTTGGCATTTATATTGCCATTTATGACTTTAATCATCTTCGGTTTTGCTATCAGGCTAGAATCTAAAAATATTCCTTTATTCATAGAGGATTTGGATATTAGCCCTCTCAGTCGTGCTTACACTGAGCGGTTATTTGCTACAAACCAGTTTGAACCTATTAATAATATTAATTTATCGTTTTTCAATTCTTTTAAGACTTCAAAAGTTGAAATTCGAAATCCTCAAGAGTCAATTGATAAGGGCTTTGCAAAAGCTGCTGTAGTGATTCCACCAGATTTCAGTCGTCGGATTAAATCAGGTTTAGCTAGCACAGTACAGATTTTAGTTGATGGGACTGATGTTAATAATGCACGTATTATCAAAAACAGTGTGCAGGCAACGACAGGATTTTTTTTGCAGAATTCTGGTTTACAATCTTCGGTTGATAAAGTAGTTGCCCATATCCGTCTTTGGTTTAATCCTGGGAGAAAAGAATCTTTGTATATTGTGCCTGGAGTTTACGCGGTTATTCTCTGGATTTTTCCGTCACTGATAACAGCGATCGCAATGGTGCGTGAGAAAGAAAAAGGGACAATATTACAAGTCTATGCTTCTAATCTCAGCGCTGAAGAACTGCTATTAGGGAAAGCTTTAGCTTATCTACTCATTGGAGTTAGTGAAGCTTTATTGCTTATGGTAATGAGTTCAATAATTTGGCAATTATCTTTAGCAGTAGAGCCAACAACATTATTATTTGGCACATTATTTTTTTTAATAGATAGTATTATGTTTGGTTTATTGGTTGGTGTTCGTGCTGCTAATCAAAATTCTGCTATTCAGGCTGTAGCATTGCTTGGTTTTTTGACAGCTTTACTGTTATCTGGATTTATTTATCCAATTAGTAATATTCCGTTTCCACTTTCATTATTTTCTTATGTTGTTCCAGCGCGTTATTATGTTGAGATTACTCGTGATGCATATGTACGTGGCACTGGTTGGGCAGGTGTTTGGTTATCAATACTAATATTAATTATTTTAGGATTATTGTTATTTAATGCAGCACGTCAAATATTAAAGCGGATGCAGTTACCAGATTAA
- a CDS encoding ABC transporter permease — protein sequence MNFIKRILESRFFSLVIKEFNQILRSKETLVLLIIPPTVQMLLYGFALNPDVHYIKLGIVDDAKTYESRELISALTENKVFVAEKYLFNTQDLGEQVRQGKITAGLIIPPNFKRDLAQDKPSDIQVLVDAVDANTAGIAQGYITQIINQFNQRLSPNQTPPLISTQTTFLYNPGLASSWFFVPGVLGLVLTLISSLVSSVTVVREKDTGTLEQLLMTPAEAWEILLAKIVPLFILLMGDVILALSLARLVFRVPFQGNLVLFLGLSGLYLFVGIGIGIMLATVCRTQQQVVLTSFFINLPLIQLSGAISPIESMPLALKYVSLLNPLRHYITIVRGILLKGVGLEVLWLNAIALLLFATVLLSISINRFRRQLS from the coding sequence ATGAATTTTATTAAAAGGATTTTAGAAAGCCGATTTTTTAGTTTAGTAATTAAAGAATTTAATCAAATACTGAGGAGTAAAGAAACATTAGTATTATTAATAATTCCTCCGACAGTTCAAATGCTACTTTATGGATTTGCTCTTAATCCAGATGTACATTATATTAAATTAGGAATTGTTGATGATGCCAAAACTTATGAAAGCCGGGAGCTAATCTCAGCTTTGACTGAAAATAAAGTTTTTGTAGCTGAAAAATATCTATTTAATACTCAAGATTTAGGTGAGCAAGTACGACAGGGTAAAATTACTGCTGGTTTAATAATTCCACCTAATTTTAAACGTGATTTAGCTCAAGATAAACCTAGTGACATTCAAGTTTTAGTCGATGCTGTAGATGCTAATACTGCTGGAATAGCACAAGGTTACATAACTCAAATCATTAATCAGTTTAATCAAAGATTATCACCGAATCAAACACCACCATTAATTAGTACTCAAACAACTTTTCTTTATAATCCAGGACTAGCAAGTAGTTGGTTTTTTGTTCCAGGAGTATTAGGTTTAGTTTTAACACTCATTAGTTCCTTGGTTTCTTCAGTCACAGTTGTACGAGAAAAAGATACAGGGACGCTAGAACAATTATTAATGACTCCAGCAGAAGCCTGGGAAATTCTACTAGCTAAAATTGTGCCATTGTTTATTTTATTAATGGGTGATGTCATCTTAGCTTTGAGTTTGGCAAGATTAGTTTTTAGAGTACCATTCCAAGGAAATTTAGTTCTGTTTTTAGGCCTTTCAGGACTCTATTTATTTGTAGGAATTGGCATTGGAATTATGTTAGCAACGGTTTGCCGCACTCAGCAACAAGTTGTATTGACATCATTCTTTATTAATTTACCCTTGATTCAGCTTTCTGGTGCAATTTCTCCAATTGAAAGTATGCCTCTGGCACTTAAGTATGTGTCACTGCTGAATCCATTGCGTCATTACATAACAATTGTGCGAGGAATACTGCTCAAAGGAGTAGGCTTAGAAGTACTTTGGTTGAATGCGATCGCACTTCTACTCTTTGCTACAGTACTTTTGTCCATCAGTATTAATAGATTTCGTCGTCAACTGAGTTAG